From the genome of Cytophagales bacterium WSM2-2:
AACCATAACAGCGAGGAGCAAGACCAAGATAAAAAAATATCTACCTATTTTCTTTTGATCTAACCATACTGGCAATACGAAGAAATAGTGAAGATAGCTGGCCGCGGCTTTGATTGTTACAGATACCGACACGACAATCGCTGCCTTTTTTAAACCAAGGAAAGATTGCAGATCGAAAATGCGATAGGAGGCGTATAAAACCCAAAATGCAACGTGAAGAATCAGCACCTGGTATTTTTCAAAAGCAGCCTTCAGCATAATTCAACAAGTTAGCATTTGCGATTAATAGTATCGTCAATCTTCAACACTTTTGATGAGGTGCTCCACGAATTGATTGAAATCTTCAATCGATTGGATCAGTTTGAGAAAACGATAGAAGAGATGATTCCTTTATTGCGGAAGTTGAAAATAGTAAACCAAAGCAATTCATTTCAGTTCATTTACATCAAACATCAAATGATATGAAAACAGTTCTTTTCTTTTTACCATTGATCATACTTGTATTTTTAGAATTGATTGTAGTGGAAGTGTTTGCCCAGCCGGGTGACACTATGGTTATCAAATCCGAGAATCTTGTACTAAGCAACATTAATTATGGCAGGCATACTTATCTCGTATACAACAAGAGAACAAAGGAAGGGCCTGCGGTAAGGCTGACCTTAGTCAAAATAAATGTGGAGGCCAAGACGTACAATGGAAAGCCGGCAGTTTCCATCACTCAGCAGTGGGACCAGGACACTGTTATTCATACCGCAACAACAGTGCTTGATCAGAAAACTTTTTCCACTCTGGCTCACAATACATTTTGGAAGCGATTAGGCTACACGGGGAAATATGATTTTCTAAAAAAGGAAGTTTCATTTGAAGGAAAGATCGTTGATTCTGTCAGAACGAAATCGATCAAAGATTTTGACGAATCATTTTCATCATATAGTCTAAACTGGCACTCTGATCTTTTAATTTTCCCGTTACTTCCGTTCAAAGCCAATCGTGTGTTTAAAATAAATTTTTATGATCCGGGGTTCGGGAAGCCGCAGCAGGTTATTTACACAGTCGAAGGAAGTGAAACACTGGCGAGTGGCACTGGAGAAAGAATCGATTGCTGGACACTGATTATTAAATATACAAAGCCGGGACCTAGCTATCAGAAATTCTGGATATCAAAGAAGGCGCATGAAGTATTGAAAGAAGAAGACATGTTCAACGGCCAGTATCGTTACAAATTGAAAATGGCTGTTTCAGAGAACAATTAAAAATAATCCTCCCGATATGGAGGATTATTTTTTCTTCATCATTTTAATGAAATACCCACCTACTACGGACCGTGCCTGAAATCCTACCTGCTTTCCGTCAATAGTTTCATGCCAGTCGCTGAGAGGAACACGGGTCGGGGTTTCGGTCGCGTATTTGTAAACCGGGTTGATGATTGCATCAAAATCTTTCTGGCTGGTGGCCAATGTAGCCGTCCACAAAATCCAGTCGGACTTGGTGTAAGTCTTACGGCTGTCGAGTGGCAGGCCGAATTTCTTTTGCTGTCTCAAATAAAACGCAATTTCTTTTTGTGCTACCTCGGCCGGAAATATTTTCAACCCGAGGAGTTCATCCCACACGAGATTATATTTTTGGCTCCAGGTATTTGATGCTCCGAAAGCCAGTGAATAGTGATCTGTGTCTTTTGCCATTTCCGTCCATTTAGTGGCCAGTGATTTTGCAAGGGCGGTATACTCCTCGGCTACTTTTTGATTCCCCATCATACCGGCAAGTTTTCCGTATCCGGCAATCGCCACAATCGACTTGATCGAGAGGTTGGCGTTCCGTGCGAGATGACCTGCAAAATCATCTGTGCAAAGCTGGTTCGCCGGGTCAAAGCCTTCTTTCTTCAGGAATTCGACCCAGGTGGTAAGTGTGGCCCAGTGTTTTTTTGCATAATCAGCATTTCCTTCGCGATCAGCAATCGCTGTAACGAGGATGATCATGTTGCCGCATTCTTCTACAGGCATGTCTTCCGGATACGTTTGCCCGTTTGCCAATGGATAAGTCCCCAGGTCGTGTGCAGCAAAGGGTTTTGTCCATTGTTTGCTTTCGCTGTATTCAAAAATAAATTCCAGCATTCCCTTCATCAGTTCCGTATTGTACAAAAGAAACAAAGGAGCCGAAGGGTAAGTGACGTCAACAGTCCCGATCGAGCCATTGGAGAAATTCTCTTTTGAGAAAAACAGGAGTCCGCCATCAGGCTTGGCAACGACCTTGTGAGCAGCAATGGCCTGGCGGTAGGCGATCACACAGAGTTCAGCATACGTTGAGCCCCCGGCGGTAGTCGCGTCAGCAAATATTTTTTTGTCAAAGGCACCACATTTTTTTATTAAACGCTCGTAGTCCTTTTCAGCGTCAATCAACAGTTGTTCAGCTGTCATTTTTTCATCTCTGCGCCACCAGGCTCTTAGATTTTTCCCAAAATATTGTACTGAATAAATGTCATCGTAAGCTAAAACGCTATGCGATTCAACAGGCTGTGCTGTTACTTTTCCAAAATCAAAAGAAGAGCCTAGGCGGCCTGGAATACTTTTGTTTACACGGAATTTTTTTGGAGTCGCAAGGTAGAAATAGCCCCAGTCAATCCGGACGTTGTCTCCCTTACGGCCAAGGATACGTTGATCCGTAGTACCTGCTTTCGAAATACTGAGATCTCCTTTCTCAAAATTTTCAATATTCACTTTTTGAATTGAATTGTTTGCTGCAATCTGACCAGAGGCCTGTAGACTTAATTGCACATCGTGTGCGTTGCTGTCATTTGATTTGACGCTGAAAGTAATGTATGAAGCCGGTCGACTCAAAACTTCGAGCTCATCCAGCAAGAGAGGTGAAGTGAAATTAACCGTAAGGTCAATTTCGCCTGCAGTGAATTCGTATTTAGTTTGAGTCGCAGAAACAGTCAGCGCATTTTGTTTGGCGAGTAGCCCTGTGGGCGGTGTTGAGCGAGTGATGAGTCCCGCATCAATAAAACCAGGACCTTGTGGATTAGTGCAATGAATACTTAACCGGTTCTTTCCTGCCTTCAATGCACCATGTGTTCCATCAGACAACTGTCTTGTTACATAGTCACCAACGGCACATGGGCTGCACTCAAAGGCCGGTATGCCATTGAGATATACTTCTACATCATCATCGTACTGGATATTGAGCATCAGGTTTCCGTTCGGGATTGATGCTAATTCGAAATCACGTACAAGCCAGACTTCTCTCGTGGTCCATTTTGTTTTTGCATTGCTTCCAATGGGAGCTAAACCTGATTTCCATCCTTCCGCGTTGAAATTCTGATTGATCCAGTCGGATGAAGGTTTCTCAAACGTGTATCGGACATTCACTTCTGCATCACTTCCCGTAGGCAGAACAACCGATGCATCGGAAATGGGTTGCCCAAGGAAAGTGTATGTTTTCCCGTCCACAGTAATTGTACCGTGGAGTGCATGCTCAGTTCCGGTCCAGTGCTTCGTTGGTTCGCTTGTCAGCTTATCATTGAATGACCAAATGCTAAAATAAGGATCATGTGTAATGAGTGGATAAGCTGGGGCTTTTGTAACCTGGCTGATAGCACTATGTGATAGTAAAAGGAAGCCAAGGGCGACTGACGCAATTTTCATGAGAATCTTAGGTTAGAAAGAATTTTGAAATTAAAATTTTCCGGTATCCACATCTTTAATAAACTGGATGAGCCCGGGGAAATAGTGATCTTGATCATCCCACATGGAAAGATGGCTGCCGTTAGGACACAGCAGAAACCGGCCGCGTTTTACTTGCGTGGAAATCCATTTCATGTGTTCGGGATCCATGGTGTCATGCTGCGCACCAATGGTAAGTGTAGGAACGATTAATTCCGGAAGCCTTGCTTTGACATCCCATTTTTCAAGACGTCCCGAAATTCCAAATTCACTGGGGCCTTGCATCAAAGTATAAACCGTATTGTTGAGATGTTTGAATGCACGGTTGACAGGATCAGGCCACTGGGCAGCAGTAAAACGGCAAAGGTGTTGCTCGTAAAAA
Proteins encoded in this window:
- a CDS encoding glutaminase; this translates as MKIASVALGFLLLSHSAISQVTKAPAYPLITHDPYFSIWSFNDKLTSEPTKHWTGTEHALHGTITVDGKTYTFLGQPISDASVVLPTGSDAEVNVRYTFEKPSSDWINQNFNAEGWKSGLAPIGSNAKTKWTTREVWLVRDFELASIPNGNLMLNIQYDDDVEVYLNGIPAFECSPCAVGDYVTRQLSDGTHGALKAGKNRLSIHCTNPQGPGFIDAGLITRSTPPTGLLAKQNALTVSATQTKYEFTAGEIDLTVNFTSPLLLDELEVLSRPASYITFSVKSNDSNAHDVQLSLQASGQIAANNSIQKVNIENFEKGDLSISKAGTTDQRILGRKGDNVRIDWGYFYLATPKKFRVNKSIPGRLGSSFDFGKVTAQPVESHSVLAYDDIYSVQYFGKNLRAWWRRDEKMTAEQLLIDAEKDYERLIKKCGAFDKKIFADATTAGGSTYAELCVIAYRQAIAAHKVVAKPDGGLLFFSKENFSNGSIGTVDVTYPSAPLFLLYNTELMKGMLEFIFEYSESKQWTKPFAAHDLGTYPLANGQTYPEDMPVEECGNMIILVTAIADREGNADYAKKHWATLTTWVEFLKKEGFDPANQLCTDDFAGHLARNANLSIKSIVAIAGYGKLAGMMGNQKVAEEYTALAKSLATKWTEMAKDTDHYSLAFGASNTWSQKYNLVWDELLGLKIFPAEVAQKEIAFYLRQQKKFGLPLDSRKTYTKSDWILWTATLATSQKDFDAIINPVYKYATETPTRVPLSDWHETIDGKQVGFQARSVVGGYFIKMMKKK